GACCTGATCATCAAACGCTTCGCCCTGCCGGCCGGCGCCCTGGTTTCCGGCCCCGTCCAACCGGGAAAGCAGGGCCCTCGCCTCGAAGACGTGGAGTCGATTTGTGGACTCTCGCCCGAGGCGTATCGCCAGCGCACGCCGTTCGCCGATCTCGTGGCCACGAACCCCGACCGGCGCTTCCGCCTGGGCGGAGGTGGAAACGTCTCGATGCGGATCGTGGATATGATCGCGCCGATCGGCCGCGGAACACGTGGACTCATCGTGTCGCCGCCCAAAGCCGGGAAGACGCAGCTGCTCGAGGACCTCACGATCGCGATCCACGCGGACGCGCCCGAGAATCGCGTCGTGGTCCTGCTCATCGACGAGCGGCCCGAAGAGGTGACGCATTTCCGGCGCAGGGTTCCGGCGACGGTGTTGGCCAGCAGCAGCGATCAATCCCTGTCCGACCACGTCCGCGTCGCGAACATGTGCATGGCCCAGGTGCGGTGCGAGCTCGAGTGCGGCCATGACCTGGTGGTGCTCGTGGACAGCATTACCCGCATGGGCCGGGCATTCAACTCGCATGGAACCGATTCGGGCCGAACCATGAGCGGCGGATTGGACTCCCGCGCGCTGGAAATCCCGCGTAAATTTTTCGGGATGGCGCGGAAAGTCGAGAACGGCGGATCGGTCACCGTCTTGGCGACGGCGCTGGTCGAAACCGGGTCGCGGATGGATGACATGATCTTCGAGGAGTTCAAGGGAACCGGGAACAGCGAGATCGTGCTGGATCGATCGTTGGCGGATCAGCGGGTGTTCCCGGCGATCAATATCGCCAAGACCGGCACTCGTCGCGACGAGCTTCTCTATTCCAAGGAGGAGAACGCCGCGATCAATCGCCTGCGCCGCCGGCTGCTGGACATGCCGCCGAGGCAAGCCATCCAAGACTTGCTGAAGGCGCTGGAGCGGTGGCCGACGAACGAGGAGCTACTGCAGCACATCGAATGAGCGCGGGCCCCTGCGCCGCCGGGGCCGTCTCGGTTACCCGCTTTTGGCGATGGCTTCGGCGCGGGCGAATAGCTTTGGCCGGCCCCATTCCGACGCGAGCGCTTCGAAGCCCGGCTTGGGCCCGCGATACTGCAAGTCGTCCACCTTCACAACGGGCTGGTCCGTCCGGAGCGTCGCGAGCGTCCGGAAAAGGAAGGCATCGTCCCGCCGCTCGCGAAGGGTTTCGGCAAGCCGCTCCGCGCCGCGCATCGTCACCTTCCAGTCGGCGGCCGACGCGGGAATCTTCTCGAGGCGCTGATACTTCGCGAGGACCCCGGAAGCAGCCTTGGGTCCCCAGCCCGGCAGCCCGGGATAACCGTCGGCGCTATCGCCCACGAGGGCGAGATAGTCGGGGATGGAGGCCGGTGGCACGCCGAATTTCTCCATGACGCCGCTCTCGTTCCGGACCTCGCCGGTTCGCCGGTCGAGCTGCACGACCCGATTGCCGCGAACGGATTGCGCGAGGTCCTTGTCCGGCGTGCAGAGGAACACCTGCTTGACCCGCGTGTCTGCCGCGGCAGCGGCGGCGGCCGCGGCGAGGGCGTCGTCCGCCTCCACCTCCACCATGGGCCACACCACGACTCCGAGCGCCGCGAGGGCGGCTTCCAGCGGCTCGAACTGCGCCCAGAGCAAGGGGTCGATGCCCTCTCCGGTCTTGTACCCCGCGTAGAGGCCGTTCCGGAAGGACTCGATGACGTGATCGGTAGCGACGCCGACGTGCGTCGCGCCTCCTTCGAGCATTCCGATGATGGATTGCACGACACCGATCACGGCGGCGGGCTCGCTCTTCCTCGCGTCCGGGCCGCCGTAGAAATGCCGAAAGAGCTCGTACGTGCCGTCGACCAAGTGGACGCGCATGGCGGAAGATCATAGACGAAAATGCGCC
The sequence above is a segment of the Candidatus Eisenbacteria bacterium genome. Coding sequences within it:
- a CDS encoding transcription termination factor Rho, producing MPATASGVLEVINRSGGYLRDPARSFEPGPADAFVPDLIIKRFALPAGALVSGPVQPGKQGPRLEDVESICGLSPEAYRQRTPFADLVATNPDRRFRLGGGGNVSMRIVDMIAPIGRGTRGLIVSPPKAGKTQLLEDLTIAIHADAPENRVVVLLIDERPEEVTHFRRRVPATVLASSSDQSLSDHVRVANMCMAQVRCELECGHDLVVLVDSITRMGRAFNSHGTDSGRTMSGGLDSRALEIPRKFFGMARKVENGGSVTVLATALVETGSRMDDMIFEEFKGTGNSEIVLDRSLADQRVFPAINIAKTGTRRDELLYSKEENAAINRLRRRLLDMPPRQAIQDLLKALERWPTNEELLQHIE
- a CDS encoding flap endonuclease — encoded protein: MRVHLVDGTYELFRHFYGGPDARKSEPAAVIGVVQSIIGMLEGGATHVGVATDHVIESFRNGLYAGYKTGEGIDPLLWAQFEPLEAALAALGVVVWPMVEVEADDALAAAAAAAAADTRVKQVFLCTPDKDLAQSVRGNRVVQLDRRTGEVRNESGVMEKFGVPPASIPDYLALVGDSADGYPGLPGWGPKAASGVLAKYQRLEKIPASAADWKVTMRGAERLAETLRERRDDAFLFRTLATLRTDQPVVKVDDLQYRGPKPGFEALASEWGRPKLFARAEAIAKSG